The Antechinus flavipes isolate AdamAnt ecotype Samford, QLD, Australia chromosome 4, AdamAnt_v2, whole genome shotgun sequence genomic interval GGACTGAGCTGTGGAGGCGCTTGGGACGCGGCCAGCAGAGCAGTTATGCAGTGGGGAAGCCTGCTGGGAGGGGGCTTCCTCCTCCACCGGGGGGGCCACAAAGGGAAACTGCAGCAAGTACTCCTGGGGGTCACTGGGGCCTGGGGGTCACCGGGGCCTGGAGGTCATCGGGGCCTGGGGGTCACCGGGGCCTGGGGGTCACCGGGGCCTGGGGGTCACTGGAGCCTGGGGGTCATCAGGGCCTGGGGGTCACCGGGGCCTGGGGGTCACTGGGGCCTGGGAGTCACCGCTTCTTCCCAGGTTACACTCAGGGAAGCAGAAAGACTTCAGGCGTCCTTCCTCCCACCAGCACAAGCTCCCTGAGCACGCCCGGGCCTCGAATGGCCGGGCATTCGCTGCCCGCTGAGGCCGGCTGTCCGGTCTGCGAGGGTCCCGTCCCCCCCGCAGCAGACTCGGGTTTCCTGGGCCAGAAGCGGAAGCGCAGGGGGCAGACTCCGGAGAAGGGGAGGACGCCTGGACAAGGACTCTTCCCGTTTATTTGGAGAACAATGGAGCGTGCACGAGGGGGGGGCCGGCCCCGGTTCAGGAGGTTGGGGGCTCCGGCCTGCTCTGGGGGGCTCTCGCCGGCTCCATCTCTCACTGGTCCCGGAGGATGAAGGAGCTCCCTATAGTCTGTAGGATGGAGAGGTGTAGACAGACAGAATAACAATGACAGGTGTAGACAGAACAACATCTCTAGGGCTTTGAGGTCCCCAAGGGCTTCACTATCTCGATTCCATTCACTTCTTAGTGTCCCTGGGAAGCTACGTTACCCCCGTGTGGCGGAGGCTGAGAGGGGGCAGACGGCTCGCCCGAGGTGACCCAGCTAAGTTAATGTCAAAGGCAGGACTTGGACCCAGCCTTCAATGGCTCCGCCACCAGCTGCGGGTCATAAATGAAGAGATCAGACGAGGAGAGAGTCCCTTCCATCTGGCGGCTGGGGACGGAGGGAGGAGGGGCCCCCTGGGAGCGGGGGCCGGGCTCGTGTCCGCGGTGGGCGCGTGCATCAGTGCAGGCTCTCAGGAACCTAGTCTGGGCCCGGGACCTGGCAGGGAGCCCCCAGGGGTGGGACCGCTCTCTCCCGGGCAGGGAGGTCTGAGGCTAGCCCTCTCTCGCTCAGTCACGGAGCCTCTGCGAGTGTGCGACCGTGGGAGAAGGTGAGCGAGGATGGGACGAGGGGCCCGGGGACTCCCAGAATAGCTTTAAAGACCCCGGAGGAAGGCGGTTCTGTGTCAGACGGGACAGGTCATGGGGGCCACTGGCCGGAGTCCTGCTTGCTGACAAGAGTCCAGCATCTGGCCCCGTGGCGGGTGTGCCGTGGCTGCCGGGTCAGGCCCGCAGCGAAAAGGGCTTCAGAGGCCGTGTGTTCGACCCCCTCCCCGTGGGAGGAAGCCGAGAAGCTCTAGGGCCGTCCTTCTGCGCTGACAGGGACGTCCCGGAGCCGCTCCCCCcgctcactttacagaggaggaaaccgagaCCCGAGCCGACTTCGGAGGCAGCAGAGCTGGGGCCGGGCCCGGGGCTCCCTGACTGGAGGGGCCCCTCCTCCATGAGGGAAGTGGGATCGGGGCTGATCTCTGCTTTTGCTAACCTTGTTTCCCTCAGGAGATCAAGGACCAGGAGACGGTGGACAGAGTCATGGAGACCCTGGACACGGACGGGGACGCCGAGTGCGACTTCCAGGAATTCGTGGCTTTCGTGGCCACGATCACCTCTGGGTGCCATGAGTTTTTCGAGCTCGAGTGAAACCCTAAGAAGTCCCATCGTCACGGAGGTCGAGCGAAGACCCCGTTGATGTTTTAAGCAAAGCAGCAAAGCAGAGCTTGGGGTCTGGTAGGACCCCAGCTGGCCAGCCCCCTAGGTAGCTTACTGAGTAGGAAGTTGATGCGCTTTGTGACTAGAAACAGGAGAGCTTCTGCCAGGGCCGAGAGTCGCCTTCATTCTCCTCGAAGCATTTCTTTGTAATCCCTGCCCGCAGAGGACCCAGGCTCTGCCCGCTGTGCCATCAGACCCCTGCCCAACTGCCAACTAGAACCCGCAGAAAGATCTCCCCTCCTTTTGTGAGTGCCGAGAAAAGGCAAGACACTTGAGCCTCCCGGGGGCACGGGGCCTGGACGGTGCTGAGCCAGGGCAGCGCTCCTGAAGACCACCAAGGTCCCCTTGAGGTTGCCATGGCTCCCTCTAAGCCgccatctttattttattttaaaatatagattgttGCTCTGGGGCAGCCAATGACTcacctctcttccccccccccccaattgctTTAGCTGGGAAGGGAAAGCAGAGAAAGCAGAGAATCTCCCCTCGCAATGACATGGGCGGGTGAGAGTGGATTTTTCCATAACAAGAAATTAGTAATCAACTGAAAAATACAAAGTCTAAGGAAGCAGATCCAACTAAACATGCCTTATAAACTCCCACAGTGCTGGAGGGATGAACTTGAATCTGTCATAAGAATCCCCAGTCCTATATtctttcactcactcattcattcattcactcactcattcattcattcactcactcattcattcatt includes:
- the S100B gene encoding protein S100-B, producing the protein MSDLEKAMMAIIKTFHQYSVKEGDKHKLKKSELKELINNELKHFLKEIKDQETVDRVMETLDTDGDAECDFQEFVAFVATITSGCHEFFELE